One Azospirillum sp. TSA2s genomic region harbors:
- a CDS encoding ParA family protein — protein MLTILVANIKGGCGKTTVATHLAAASAVAGLPTVLADIDRQRSSLGWLERRPEKAPLLVGLDWAKDFTDTPRGTKRLVIDAPAALKTKQIEDLVKMADVVVLPVLPGAFDEQATQRFLTKLDELKRIAKKKTMVAVVGNRMRARTKAADRLDRFLGGVGHQVVTRLRDSQIYADAAESGLSLFDMPGKRAAEHRGDWQPLLSYIDGV, from the coding sequence ATGCTCACGATCCTCGTCGCCAACATCAAGGGCGGCTGCGGCAAGACGACCGTCGCCACCCACCTCGCCGCCGCGTCCGCCGTGGCGGGCCTGCCCACCGTGCTGGCCGACATCGACCGTCAGCGCTCCTCGCTCGGCTGGCTGGAGCGCCGGCCGGAGAAGGCGCCGCTGCTGGTCGGGCTCGATTGGGCCAAGGACTTCACCGACACGCCACGCGGGACCAAGCGGCTGGTCATCGACGCGCCCGCCGCGCTGAAGACCAAGCAGATCGAGGATCTGGTGAAGATGGCCGACGTCGTCGTGCTGCCGGTGCTCCCCGGCGCCTTCGACGAGCAGGCGACCCAGCGCTTCCTCACCAAACTGGATGAGCTGAAGCGCATCGCGAAGAAGAAGACCATGGTGGCGGTCGTCGGCAACCGGATGCGCGCCCGCACCAAGGCCGCCGACCGGCTGGACCGCTTCCTGGGCGGCGTCGGCCATCAGGTGGTGACCCGGCTGCGCGACAGCCAGATCTATGCCGACGCGGCGGAAAGCGGGCTCAGCCTGTTCGACATGCCGGGCAAGCGCGCCGCCGAGCATCGCGGCGACTGGCAGCCGCTGCTGAGCTACATCGACGGGGTTTGA
- the pgk gene encoding phosphoglycerate kinase: MTDFNTIDDLEVSGKTVLVRADLNVPMQDGKVSDTTRIDRLAPTLKELSSKGAKVVVLSHFGRPKNGPDAKNSLRNVLDALSAAVGQKVAFAEDCVGEKAKEAIAKVHGGAIVLLENTRFHAEEEKNDPAFAKQMAELGDLYVNDAFSAAHRAHASTEGVARLLPSAAGRLMEAELKALTLALEKPERPVAAVVGGAKISTKLELLGNMVRKVDLLVLGGGMANTFLFAQGTDVGASLCEKDMADQARAIMATAKEANCEILLPKDFVVAKEFKAGAANRVVAFDAIGADEMALDIGPATVEFLGVKLQGAKTIVWNGPLGAFEIQPFDAGTNAVAGLVAARTESGGLLSVAGGGDTVAALAHAGAEDKFTYVSAAGGAFLEWLEGKELPGVAALKK; the protein is encoded by the coding sequence ATGACCGATTTCAACACGATCGACGACCTTGAGGTGAGCGGCAAGACGGTGCTGGTCCGCGCCGACCTGAACGTTCCGATGCAGGACGGCAAGGTGTCCGACACCACCCGCATCGACCGCCTCGCCCCCACCCTGAAGGAGCTGTCCTCCAAGGGCGCCAAGGTCGTGGTCCTGTCGCATTTCGGTCGCCCGAAGAACGGCCCGGACGCCAAGAACTCCTTGCGCAACGTGCTGGACGCGCTCAGCGCCGCCGTCGGCCAGAAGGTCGCCTTCGCCGAGGATTGCGTCGGCGAGAAGGCCAAGGAGGCCATCGCCAAGGTGCATGGCGGCGCCATCGTGCTGCTGGAGAACACCCGCTTCCACGCCGAAGAGGAAAAGAACGACCCGGCCTTTGCCAAGCAGATGGCCGAGCTGGGCGACCTCTACGTCAACGACGCCTTCTCCGCCGCGCACCGCGCCCATGCCTCGACCGAGGGCGTCGCCCGCCTGCTGCCCAGCGCCGCCGGCCGCCTGATGGAAGCCGAGCTGAAGGCCCTGACGCTGGCGCTGGAGAAGCCGGAGCGTCCGGTCGCAGCCGTCGTCGGCGGTGCGAAGATCTCGACCAAGCTGGAGCTGCTCGGCAACATGGTCCGCAAGGTGGACCTGCTGGTGCTGGGCGGCGGCATGGCCAACACCTTCCTGTTCGCCCAGGGCACCGATGTCGGCGCCTCGCTGTGCGAGAAGGACATGGCCGACCAGGCCCGCGCCATCATGGCGACCGCCAAGGAAGCCAACTGCGAGATCCTGCTGCCGAAAGACTTCGTCGTCGCCAAGGAGTTCAAGGCCGGTGCGGCCAACCGCGTCGTCGCCTTCGACGCCATCGGTGCGGACGAGATGGCTCTCGACATCGGCCCGGCGACGGTGGAGTTCCTGGGCGTGAAGCTGCAGGGCGCCAAGACCATCGTCTGGAACGGCCCGCTCGGCGCCTTCGAGATCCAGCCCTTCGACGCCGGCACCAACGCGGTGGCCGGTCTGGTCGCCGCCCGCACCGAATCGGGTGGCCTGCTGTCGGTCGCCGGCGGCGGCGACACCGTCGCGGCCCTGGCCCATGCCGGTGCCGAGGACAAGTTCACCTACGTGTCCGCCGCCGGCGGCGCCTTCCTGGAATGGCTGGAAGGCAAGGAGCTGCCGGGTGTGGCCGCGCTGAAGAAGTAA
- a CDS encoding methyltransferase domain-containing protein, translated as MALNMAWDPNAFATIDVLRRRPVMDLTAALPFSLAPNTIVDLGCGAGQLSRLLAARWPLADVLAVDHSPAMLRWAADTPSRVRYRQADLTVWRPHWPADLVISAGGLQHVGGHERLFPDLLQALGPGGVLAVALPRPQDQTAHRLLLETAADGPWSDRLHGAWPAAPSIGSRSYGPQDYYDWLSPQAAAVDLWETEYFHALDGDVPLLQWLHQSALVPVMDRLTGPELDRFLAAYRRRLETAYPEHSSGSALIPTKWLFMVVRV; from the coding sequence ATGGCTCTGAACATGGCATGGGACCCCAACGCCTTCGCGACGATTGACGTCCTGCGCCGCCGTCCCGTCATGGACCTGACGGCGGCGCTTCCCTTCTCCCTGGCTCCGAACACCATCGTCGATCTCGGCTGCGGTGCCGGACAGCTGTCCCGGCTGCTGGCGGCGCGCTGGCCGCTGGCCGACGTGCTGGCGGTCGACCACTCCCCGGCGATGCTGCGCTGGGCCGCCGACACACCGTCGCGCGTGCGCTACCGGCAGGCCGACCTGACCGTCTGGCGTCCGCACTGGCCGGCCGATCTCGTCATCTCCGCCGGCGGGCTGCAGCATGTCGGCGGGCACGAGCGGCTGTTCCCCGACCTGCTGCAAGCGCTCGGCCCCGGCGGGGTCCTCGCCGTCGCCCTGCCCCGCCCGCAGGACCAGACCGCCCACCGCCTGCTGCTGGAAACCGCCGCCGACGGCCCCTGGTCCGACCGTCTGCACGGCGCCTGGCCCGCCGCCCCGTCAATCGGCAGCCGCAGCTATGGCCCGCAGGACTACTATGACTGGCTCAGCCCCCAGGCCGCCGCCGTCGATCTGTGGGAGACCGAGTATTTCCACGCGCTGGACGGCGACGTTCCGCTTCTGCAATGGCTTCATCAGTCGGCGCTGGTCCCGGTGATGGACCGCCTGACCGGCCCCGAACTCGACCGCTTCCTCGCCGCCTACCGCCGCCGGCTGGAAACCGCCTATCCCGAGCATTCCAGCGGCAGTGCGCTGATCCCGACCAAATGGCTGTTCATGGTGGTGCGGGTGTAG
- a CDS encoding DNA polymerase III subunit gamma/tau has protein sequence MTDTTAEITAAPAAPATGQAYRVLARKYRPKTFDELIGQDALVRTLTNAIQSGRIAQAFMLTGVRGVGKTTTARIIARALNCTGPDGTGGPTVSPCGVCDNCRAIAEDRHVDVMEMDAASHTGVDDIREIIDGVRYSPVSARYKLYIIDEVHMLSKSAFNALLKTLEEPPSHVKFVFATTEIRKVPVTVLSRCQRFDLRRVDAQVLKEHFTRITALEGADIEGDAAALIARAADGSVRDGLSLLDQAIALAAGTVTAQQVRDMLGLADRTRVIDLFEAAVSAKPAEAMDILADLHRVGADPVVILQDLLDLVHNLTRLKVVPDSANDPSLPEAERTRGSALSSRLGMPALTRAWQLLLKGLNEVQAAPVPQQALEMVIVRLSYAADLPTPGELIRQFQAQQANGGSGGAPMGRGPGGGGGPVAVASQTTHAVARSMGSAQPQSAPVAQAAPAATPAGEELSPMPHDFRALVQLFSDRREGALYGYLLETVQLVRMEPGRLELKLRPAAPPTLPAKVGQFLSEWTGHRWIVALSEGPAQPTLAEQDKAEKRRAWSEAETNPVVRAVLDAFSGAKIIDVRDLAEVAAAESAAVADDGETPDFMVQQQDDGVYYPLDDEGEY, from the coding sequence GTGACCGATACCACTGCCGAAATCACCGCCGCTCCCGCCGCTCCCGCCACCGGGCAGGCTTACCGGGTGCTCGCGCGCAAATACCGGCCGAAGACCTTCGACGAGCTAATCGGGCAGGACGCGCTGGTCCGCACCCTGACCAACGCCATCCAGTCCGGCCGCATCGCCCAGGCCTTCATGCTGACCGGCGTGCGCGGCGTCGGCAAGACCACCACCGCCCGCATCATCGCCCGCGCGCTGAACTGCACCGGCCCGGACGGCACCGGCGGACCGACGGTCAGCCCCTGCGGCGTCTGCGACAACTGCCGCGCCATCGCCGAGGACCGCCACGTCGACGTGATGGAGATGGACGCCGCCAGCCACACCGGCGTCGACGACATCCGCGAGATCATCGACGGCGTGCGCTACTCGCCCGTCTCGGCCCGCTACAAGCTCTACATCATCGACGAGGTCCACATGCTGTCGAAGAGCGCGTTCAACGCGCTCCTGAAGACGCTTGAGGAACCGCCGAGCCATGTGAAGTTCGTCTTCGCCACCACCGAGATCCGCAAGGTCCCGGTCACGGTGCTGTCGCGCTGCCAGCGCTTCGACCTGCGCCGCGTCGACGCCCAGGTGTTGAAGGAGCACTTCACCCGCATCACCGCCCTTGAGGGCGCCGACATCGAGGGCGACGCCGCCGCCCTGATCGCGCGAGCCGCCGACGGGTCGGTGCGCGACGGCCTGTCGCTGCTCGATCAGGCCATCGCGCTGGCCGCCGGCACGGTCACCGCGCAGCAGGTGCGCGACATGCTGGGACTGGCCGACCGCACCCGCGTCATCGACCTGTTCGAGGCCGCCGTCTCCGCCAAACCCGCCGAGGCGATGGACATCCTGGCCGACCTGCACCGCGTCGGCGCCGATCCGGTGGTGATCCTGCAGGACCTGCTCGATCTCGTCCACAATCTGACCCGCCTGAAGGTGGTGCCCGACAGCGCCAACGACCCGTCCCTGCCGGAGGCGGAGCGCACGCGCGGATCCGCCCTGTCGTCCAGGCTCGGCATGCCGGCGCTGACCCGCGCATGGCAATTGCTGTTGAAGGGGCTGAACGAGGTGCAGGCCGCCCCGGTGCCGCAGCAGGCGCTGGAGATGGTGATCGTCCGCCTGTCCTACGCCGCCGACCTGCCGACGCCGGGCGAGTTGATCCGCCAGTTCCAGGCCCAACAGGCCAATGGCGGCAGTGGCGGCGCACCGATGGGCCGCGGCCCCGGCGGCGGAGGCGGACCGGTCGCGGTCGCCAGCCAGACCACCCACGCGGTTGCCCGTTCCATGGGTTCGGCCCAGCCGCAGAGCGCTCCCGTTGCGCAGGCCGCCCCCGCCGCCACCCCGGCCGGCGAAGAGCTGTCGCCGATGCCGCACGACTTCCGTGCGCTGGTGCAGCTGTTCTCCGACCGGCGCGAGGGCGCGCTCTACGGCTATCTGTTGGAGACGGTTCAGCTGGTCCGCATGGAGCCGGGCCGGCTGGAGCTGAAGCTCCGTCCCGCCGCCCCGCCGACCCTGCCGGCCAAGGTCGGGCAGTTCCTGAGCGAATGGACCGGCCATCGCTGGATCGTCGCCCTGTCCGAAGGCCCGGCCCAGCCGACGCTGGCGGAGCAGGACAAGGCCGAGAAGCGCCGCGCCTGGTCGGAGGCCGAAACAAACCCGGTGGTGCGCGCCGTGCTCGACGCTTTCAGCGGCGCAAAGATCATCGACGTCCGTGATCTCGCCGAAGTTGCCGCGGCGGAGAGTGCGGCGGTTGCGGATGACGGCGAGACACCCGATTTCATGGTTCAGCAGCAGGACGATGGGGTCTATTACCCCCTCGACGACGAAGGAGAGTACTGA
- a CDS encoding NAD(P)/FAD-dependent oxidoreductase, which produces MRKPAKLPIVIRILLGFSPWLLFGAILPLAGLLPASLTALTASLALCVLDKLRSSYKAPELVAAAFFAALPLCSPLGWDWPVHNLGLAIHLALSAMAFGSIAIGSPFTLQYARDDWPRECWHLPQFVAVNRLMTAVWGVLFLIGGLGFAALPGWEAPVSIGASALGMIANRLLPNRLVTMGMRRRLAEADPHPWPAPAILNRKRTAPNERDVVVVGSGISGLTAAALLARAGARVTVLEAHDRPGGFCTSWTVKARNRREPGAEPLRYVFDAGVHDISGAQPGGPVDHLLRSLGVHDRVDWQPVSRGVVMNGRLLQLADDADGLATQIAADHPPSAAGAAAFLAEMRAIHDEMFRGCADRGLPNIPDSVAAMRRYATDCPHSMRWMGRPFQEMLDHYIPDRAGQRLLTVLTGYLSDRADLLTAGQMAPIFGYWFSGGRYPAGGSQALADALAQSIRADGGEIRLRTSVTRILIEDGRAAGVETADGRIIRAPAVVSNADLRRTMLELVGAEHLPAAYAARCAALRPSTSAFMVTLGLDIVPDLPAMTFLPSDEAGFGMAIAVPSTHDRSLAPAGHAAVTLLRLAPADAGWNRADPAYKARKRAAGDAMIAAAARLIPDLERHITTRQEASAATFARYAHTSAGSVYGIAPDQRRLTRRSPIPGLCLAGAGVFPGPGVEACVISGRLAAEALLGKESLRPEALRGTAGQAVRSPALPVAQMG; this is translated from the coding sequence ATGCGCAAGCCCGCCAAGCTCCCAATCGTCATCCGCATCCTGCTGGGCTTCTCCCCCTGGCTGCTGTTCGGCGCCATCCTGCCGCTTGCCGGACTGCTACCGGCCTCCCTCACAGCGCTAACGGCCAGCCTCGCCCTCTGCGTCCTCGACAAACTGCGCAGTTCCTACAAGGCGCCGGAGTTGGTCGCTGCCGCCTTCTTCGCCGCCCTGCCGCTCTGCTCACCGCTGGGCTGGGACTGGCCGGTGCACAATCTCGGTCTCGCGATCCATTTGGCCTTGTCGGCCATGGCCTTCGGCAGCATCGCGATCGGCAGCCCCTTCACCCTGCAATATGCCCGCGACGACTGGCCGCGCGAGTGTTGGCACCTGCCGCAGTTCGTCGCCGTCAACCGGCTGATGACGGCCGTCTGGGGCGTGCTGTTCCTGATCGGCGGCCTCGGCTTCGCCGCCCTGCCCGGCTGGGAGGCTCCGGTCTCCATCGGCGCCAGCGCGCTGGGCATGATCGCCAACCGGCTGCTGCCGAACCGGCTGGTCACCATGGGGATGCGCCGCCGGCTGGCCGAGGCCGATCCGCACCCCTGGCCGGCCCCGGCGATCCTGAACCGCAAGCGCACCGCACCGAACGAGCGCGATGTGGTGGTGGTCGGCTCCGGGATCAGCGGGCTGACGGCAGCGGCTCTGCTGGCACGGGCCGGGGCGCGGGTCACGGTTCTGGAGGCGCATGACCGCCCCGGCGGCTTCTGCACCAGCTGGACGGTCAAGGCGCGCAACCGCCGCGAACCGGGTGCCGAGCCCCTCCGCTACGTCTTCGATGCCGGTGTCCACGACATCAGCGGTGCCCAGCCCGGCGGCCCGGTCGATCATCTGCTGCGCTCGCTCGGCGTCCACGACCGGGTGGACTGGCAACCGGTCAGCCGCGGTGTGGTGATGAACGGCAGGTTGCTCCAACTGGCCGACGATGCCGACGGACTGGCAACCCAGATCGCTGCCGACCACCCGCCCAGCGCCGCCGGTGCCGCCGCCTTCCTGGCGGAGATGCGGGCGATCCATGACGAGATGTTTCGCGGCTGCGCCGACCGCGGCCTGCCCAACATCCCCGATTCGGTGGCGGCGATGCGCCGCTATGCGACCGACTGCCCGCATTCCATGCGCTGGATGGGCCGCCCCTTCCAGGAGATGCTGGACCATTACATCCCCGACCGCGCCGGCCAGCGCCTGCTGACCGTGCTGACCGGCTATCTCAGCGACCGGGCGGACCTGCTGACCGCCGGTCAGATGGCGCCGATCTTCGGCTACTGGTTCTCCGGCGGCCGTTATCCCGCCGGCGGGTCGCAGGCGCTGGCCGACGCGCTGGCCCAGTCAATTCGTGCCGATGGCGGTGAAATCCGCCTGCGCACCTCCGTCACCCGCATCCTGATCGAGGACGGCCGCGCCGCCGGTGTCGAGACTGCCGATGGCCGCATCATCCGCGCCCCCGCCGTGGTCTCCAACGCCGACCTGCGGCGGACCATGCTGGAACTGGTGGGGGCGGAGCATCTGCCGGCCGCCTACGCCGCCCGTTGCGCGGCTCTGCGTCCCTCGACCTCGGCCTTCATGGTCACGCTGGGGCTGGACATCGTCCCCGACCTGCCGGCGATGACCTTCCTGCCGTCCGATGAGGCCGGTTTCGGCATGGCCATCGCCGTCCCCTCCACCCACGACCGCAGCCTTGCCCCTGCCGGCCATGCCGCGGTGACCCTGCTGCGCCTGGCCCCGGCCGATGCCGGCTGGAACCGCGCCGACCCCGCCTACAAGGCGCGCAAGCGGGCGGCGGGCGACGCGATGATTGCCGCCGCCGCACGCCTGATCCCCGATCTTGAACGCCACATCACCACCCGGCAGGAGGCCAGCGCCGCCACCTTCGCCCGCTATGCCCACACCAGCGCCGGTAGCGTCTACGGCATCGCCCCCGACCAGCGGCGACTGACCCGCCGCAGCCCGATCCCCGGCCTGTGCCTGGCCGGGGCCGGCGTCTTCCCTGGTCCCGGCGTCGAGGCCTGCGTCATCTCCGGACGGCTGGCGGCCGAAGCCCTGCTGGGCAAGGAAAGCCTGAGGCCGGAGGCCCTGCGCGGCACCGCCGGGCAGGCCGTCCGCTCCCCCGCCCTGCCGGTGGCGCAGATGGGGTGA
- a CDS encoding HAMP domain-containing sensor histidine kinase — MPRPTVATSLSAKLLLLTIVFVLLAEVLIYAPSIARFRMSYLEERLAAAHIAALSVEAAPDLMVTKELQAKLLAYTGTHVIDLIQPGARVYMLSSPMPPRVDAVYDLRGTGMGMQVVDAGNALWLALEGLLGPQRDRVIRVIDRSPNDPAQRVEVTMDERPLIDAMLDFSRRILAVSVAISLIAAILVYLTLHALLVRPMRRLTAEVVAFRRDPDGAPPLVPSARADEIGVAERELAAMQGTVRAALRQRERLATLGTAVAKINHDLRGILSTASLLSERLTESADPEVRRVTPRLVASLDRAVELCSQTLSFTRDGVLPLTPAPTDLHRLADEAGAEVLATARPDGGRVEAEWINDIPAGTLAQVDAAQLGRALVNLGRNAVQAGADRVRLSAQAGRAGALTLTIADNGPGLAPRARENLFQPFAGSARAGGIGLGLAIAREVLRAHGGDLRLVESGAEGTAFALDIPQCNEDTGPVAVAGHKSFVSH; from the coding sequence ATGCCCCGCCCCACCGTCGCGACCAGCCTGTCGGCCAAGCTGCTGCTGCTCACCATCGTGTTCGTGCTGCTGGCGGAGGTGCTGATCTACGCCCCCTCCATCGCCCGCTTCCGCATGAGCTACCTGGAGGAGCGGCTGGCCGCCGCCCACATCGCGGCCTTGTCGGTGGAGGCCGCGCCCGACCTGATGGTGACCAAGGAGCTTCAGGCGAAGCTGCTGGCCTACACCGGCACCCACGTCATCGACCTGATCCAGCCCGGCGCCCGCGTCTACATGCTGTCCAGCCCGATGCCGCCGCGGGTCGATGCCGTGTACGACCTGCGCGGCACCGGCATGGGCATGCAGGTCGTCGATGCCGGCAACGCCCTGTGGCTGGCCCTGGAGGGCCTCTTGGGGCCGCAGCGCGACCGGGTGATCCGGGTGATCGACCGCTCGCCCAACGACCCGGCCCAGCGGGTCGAGGTGACGATGGACGAGCGGCCGCTGATCGACGCCATGCTGGACTTCTCCCGCCGCATCCTGGCGGTGTCGGTCGCCATCTCGCTGATCGCGGCGATCCTGGTCTATCTCACGCTGCATGCCCTGCTGGTGCGGCCGATGCGCCGGCTGACCGCCGAGGTCGTCGCCTTCCGCCGCGACCCCGACGGCGCCCCGCCGCTGGTGCCGAGTGCCCGCGCCGATGAGATCGGCGTGGCGGAGCGCGAGCTTGCCGCCATGCAGGGCACGGTGCGCGCGGCGCTGCGCCAGCGCGAGCGGCTCGCCACGCTCGGCACCGCGGTGGCGAAGATCAACCACGACCTGCGCGGCATCCTCTCCACCGCCTCCCTTCTGTCGGAGCGGCTGACCGAGAGCGCCGACCCGGAGGTGCGGCGGGTGACGCCGCGGCTGGTCGCCTCGCTCGACCGGGCGGTGGAGCTGTGCAGCCAGACCCTGTCCTTCACCCGCGACGGCGTCCTGCCGCTCACCCCCGCGCCCACCGATCTGCACCGGCTGGCGGATGAGGCGGGGGCCGAGGTGCTCGCCACCGCCCGCCCCGACGGCGGCCGGGTGGAGGCGGAGTGGATCAACGACATCCCCGCCGGCACCCTGGCCCAGGTCGATGCCGCCCAACTCGGCCGCGCCCTGGTCAATCTCGGCCGCAACGCGGTGCAGGCCGGCGCCGACCGGGTACGTCTCTCCGCCCAGGCCGGGCGCGCGGGCGCGCTGACCCTGACCATCGCCGACAACGGCCCCGGCCTCGCCCCGCGGGCGCGGGAAAACCTGTTCCAGCCCTTCGCCGGATCGGCGCGGGCCGGCGGGATCGGCCTCGGCCTCGCCATCGCGCGCGAGGTGCTGCGCGCCCATGGCGGCGATCTCAGGCTGGTGGAGAGCGGCGCCGAAGGAACGGCCTTCGCCCTTGACATACCGCAATGCAACGAGGACACCGGCCCTGTAGCTGTTGCGGGGCACAAGTCGTTTGTGTCGCATTGA
- a CDS encoding CYTH and CHAD domain-containing protein yields the protein MAEAEINRETELKLAAKPEDFDRLRAASAIADRATGPAATRTLESTYYDTEDRRLAARKVTLRVRKTGDGFVQTVKSAPDEDGLGRGEWECAVTSAAPDLTLIADGAAIELLGSLSDRELRPVFTSIVERTTQDVTLGDGGDATLIEVAFDRGRIELPDGQSRDLCEVELELKSGTPAALYDLAQELTKSAPLRLEMRTKAERGHALANGGADKALKAEKLVLDPETTVEGAVARIVRACLAHLVANEAVTLAGEDPEGVHQMRVALRRLRSATALFRPFIPAAQYLWLVGEIKWLAGSLGPARDWDVFGEELLAPVRDAFHKADGHGRSAVEDLDTLAAAAEAKRLRAYEGVREAIRSDRYTAFLLGVGSWVEKRGWRDQPVSEESVRLFQPVIGLADHLLNKRHKKAKRAGHGFAHLPVAQRHQLRIALKKLRYAVEFFRSLYDDKPVRRYIHQLAALQDALGHLNDVATATRLLHELHDDGSRSAPGEPRAAGIVIGWHARGVADTEAALVALWHDFIDTKHFWSKPDAAV from the coding sequence ATGGCTGAGGCCGAGATCAACCGCGAGACGGAACTGAAGCTGGCGGCGAAGCCGGAAGACTTCGACAGGCTGCGCGCCGCTTCCGCCATCGCAGACCGGGCCACCGGCCCGGCGGCGACACGGACCCTGGAAAGCACCTATTACGACACCGAGGACCGCCGGCTCGCCGCGCGCAAGGTGACGCTGCGGGTGCGCAAGACCGGCGACGGCTTCGTCCAGACGGTCAAGTCCGCACCGGACGAGGACGGGCTGGGGCGCGGCGAGTGGGAATGCGCGGTGACCTCCGCCGCACCCGACCTGACGCTGATCGCCGACGGCGCCGCGATCGAGCTGCTGGGGTCGCTCAGCGACAGGGAACTGCGGCCGGTCTTCACCTCAATCGTCGAACGGACCACGCAGGACGTGACGCTGGGCGACGGCGGCGACGCGACCCTGATCGAGGTCGCCTTCGACCGCGGCCGGATCGAACTGCCCGACGGACAATCCCGCGACCTGTGCGAGGTGGAACTGGAGCTGAAAAGCGGCACGCCCGCCGCGCTCTACGATCTGGCGCAGGAGCTGACCAAGTCCGCCCCGCTGCGGCTGGAGATGCGGACCAAGGCGGAACGCGGCCATGCGCTGGCCAACGGCGGCGCCGACAAGGCGCTGAAGGCGGAAAAGCTGGTGCTGGACCCGGAGACCACGGTCGAAGGGGCGGTCGCCCGCATCGTGCGTGCCTGCCTCGCACATCTGGTGGCGAACGAGGCGGTAACGCTGGCCGGCGAGGATCCGGAGGGCGTGCACCAGATGCGCGTCGCGCTGCGCCGGCTGCGCTCGGCCACCGCGCTGTTCCGGCCCTTCATTCCGGCCGCGCAATATCTCTGGCTGGTCGGCGAGATCAAGTGGCTGGCCGGCAGCCTGGGGCCGGCGCGCGACTGGGACGTGTTCGGCGAGGAGCTGCTGGCCCCCGTGCGCGACGCCTTCCACAAGGCCGACGGCCATGGCCGCTCGGCGGTGGAGGATCTCGACACGCTGGCGGCGGCGGCCGAGGCCAAGCGGCTGCGCGCCTATGAGGGCGTGCGCGAGGCGATCCGGTCGGACCGCTACACCGCCTTCCTGCTGGGCGTCGGCAGCTGGGTGGAGAAGCGCGGCTGGCGCGACCAGCCGGTCAGCGAGGAATCGGTGCGGCTGTTCCAGCCGGTGATCGGGCTGGCCGACCATCTGCTGAACAAGCGCCACAAGAAGGCCAAGCGGGCCGGCCACGGCTTCGCCCATCTGCCGGTGGCCCAGCGCCACCAGCTGCGCATCGCCTTGAAGAAGCTGCGCTATGCCGTGGAGTTCTTCCGCAGCCTGTATGACGACAAGCCGGTGCGCCGTTACATCCATCAGCTTGCCGCCCTGCAGGACGCGCTGGGGCATCTGAACGACGTGGCGACGGCGACCCGGCTTCTGCACGAGCTGCATGACGACGGCAGCCGGTCGGCCCCCGGCGAGCCGCGCGCCGCCGGCATCGTCATCGGCTGGCATGCCCGCGGGGTGGCCGACACCGAGGCGGCGCTGGTCGCCCTGTGGCATGATTTCATCGACACCAAGCATTTCTGGTCGAAGCCGGACGCCGCGGTGTAG
- a CDS encoding YbaB/EbfC family nucleoid-associated protein — protein sequence MKNIGNMMKQAQQMQAKMQEMQASLEQVEVTGQSAAGMVVVTVNGKSEMKKVKLDKSVVDPEDVEVLEDLIVAAFNDAKKKVEQHVAEETSKMMGGLKLPPGMKLPF from the coding sequence ATGAAGAATATCGGCAACATGATGAAGCAGGCCCAGCAGATGCAGGCCAAGATGCAGGAAATGCAGGCGAGCCTGGAGCAGGTCGAAGTGACCGGCCAGAGCGCCGCCGGCATGGTCGTCGTGACCGTCAACGGCAAGAGCGAGATGAAGAAGGTCAAGCTCGACAAGTCCGTCGTCGATCCCGAGGACGTCGAGGTGCTGGAGGACCTGATCGTCGCCGCCTTCAACGACGCCAAGAAGAAGGTCGAACAGCACGTCGCCGAGGAAACCTCGAAGATGATGGGCGGCCTGAAGCTCCCGCCCGGCATGAAGCTGCCGTTCTGA
- the recR gene encoding recombination mediator RecR — protein sequence MIGPEIERLIQLLSKLPGLGPRSARRAALHLMKRRDSLLVPLSEAMAAAGESIRACSICGNLDSRDPCTVCSDPTRDRSVICVVEDAGDLWALERTRAFRGTYHVLGGLLSALQGVGPDDLNIAGLAERAKDPAVREIILALNATVDGQTTAHVVTDRLTDSDVSVSRLAHGVPVGGELDYLDDGTLTAALKARRPL from the coding sequence ATGATCGGACCTGAAATCGAACGCCTGATCCAGTTGCTGTCCAAGCTGCCGGGACTCGGTCCCCGGTCGGCGCGGCGGGCGGCACTGCATCTGATGAAGCGGCGGGACAGCCTGCTGGTTCCCCTGTCGGAGGCGATGGCGGCGGCCGGCGAATCGATCCGCGCCTGCTCCATCTGCGGCAACCTGGACAGCCGCGATCCCTGCACCGTCTGCTCCGACCCCACCCGCGACCGGTCGGTCATCTGCGTGGTGGAGGATGCCGGCGACCTGTGGGCATTGGAACGCACCCGCGCCTTCCGCGGCACCTACCATGTGCTGGGCGGCCTGCTGTCGGCCCTGCAGGGTGTCGGCCCTGACGACCTGAACATCGCCGGCCTCGCCGAACGTGCCAAGGACCCGGCGGTGCGCGAGATCATCCTGGCGCTGAACGCCACCGTCGACGGTCAGACCACCGCCCATGTGGTGACCGACCGCCTGACCGATTCCGACGTCTCGGTCTCCCGCCTCGCCCACGGCGTTCCCGTCGGCGGCGAGTTGGACTATCTCGACGACGGCACGCTGACAGCGGCATTGAAGGCACGGCGGCCTTTGTAA